Proteins encoded in a region of the Flavobacteriaceae bacterium HL-DH10 genome:
- a CDS encoding transketolase → MNKKLDQQAADNIRALAVAMVEKANSGHPGGPMGGADFMHILYSEFFNFDPSDMTWAFRDRFFMDAGHLSTLMYAQYYLLGNYEKNDVANFRQWGSNTPGHPEVEVSRGIENTSGPLGQGHTMGIGAAIGAKFLAARFGDWMNHKIYGFISDGGVQEEISQGAGRIAGHLGLSNFIMFFDSNDIQLSTSTDEVTTEDTAMKYEAWGWKVVTIDGHNHDEIRKALADANNETEKPTLIIGKTIMGKGCVTAEGAMFEGECELHGQPIGHTGADYTKTLLNLGANPESPFDIYEDVSAYYKDILKEKVAKAAEKKAEIEAWRQANEGLAAKLDFFLSGELPELDFESIEHKAGLASRAASSGVLAYLAEHVENMIVSSADLSNSDKTDGFLKKTHALKKGDFSGSFLQAGVAELTMACIANGLALHGGIIPVVATFFVFSDYMKPAIRLSGIQELPVKYVWTHDAFRVGEDGPTHQPVEQEAQIRLLEKLKNHSGKPSFLALRPADSAETSVAWKMALENTSTPSGLILSRQGIKDLPAIGTSRYSDALAAEKGGYLVKEVENPDVVLVANGSEVATLFAAAEILESENGLKVNIASVISEGVFRLQSKEYQNNVIPKNKPLFGLTAGLPVNLEGLVGDNGKVFGLDHFGYSAPATVLDDKFGFTGEKVSKQVLEYLKTV, encoded by the coding sequence ATGAACAAAAAATTAGATCAACAAGCAGCAGATAACATTAGAGCATTAGCTGTGGCAATGGTAGAGAAAGCGAATTCAGGACACCCAGGAGGACCAATGGGAGGTGCAGATTTTATGCATATTTTATATTCAGAGTTCTTTAATTTCGATCCATCTGATATGACATGGGCTTTTAGAGACCGTTTTTTTATGGATGCAGGGCATTTGTCTACTTTAATGTATGCACAATATTATCTTTTAGGTAATTATGAAAAAAATGATGTTGCTAATTTTAGACAATGGGGTTCAAATACACCAGGTCACCCAGAAGTTGAAGTGTCAAGAGGTATTGAAAATACATCAGGACCATTAGGTCAAGGTCATACTATGGGAATTGGTGCGGCTATTGGAGCAAAATTTTTAGCAGCTCGTTTTGGTGATTGGATGAATCATAAAATATATGGTTTTATTTCTGATGGTGGTGTACAAGAAGAGATTTCTCAAGGAGCTGGTAGAATTGCAGGGCATTTAGGGTTAAGTAACTTTATTATGTTTTTCGATTCTAACGATATTCAATTGTCAACTTCTACTGATGAGGTGACTACCGAGGATACAGCAATGAAGTATGAAGCTTGGGGATGGAAAGTAGTTACAATTGATGGTCATAATCATGATGAAATAAGAAAAGCATTAGCTGATGCTAATAATGAAACAGAGAAACCAACCTTAATAATTGGTAAAACAATCATGGGTAAAGGTTGTGTTACTGCTGAAGGTGCTATGTTTGAAGGAGAGTGTGAATTACACGGTCAGCCAATTGGACATACAGGAGCAGATTATACAAAAACTTTATTAAACTTAGGAGCAAACCCAGAAAGTCCGTTTGATATTTACGAAGATGTAAGTGCTTACTATAAAGATATATTAAAAGAAAAAGTTGCTAAAGCAGCTGAGAAAAAAGCAGAGATTGAGGCTTGGAGGCAAGCAAATGAAGGGCTGGCAGCTAAATTAGATTTCTTCTTATCTGGAGAATTGCCAGAATTAGATTTTGAATCTATAGAGCATAAAGCAGGATTAGCCTCTAGAGCAGCATCTTCAGGGGTGTTAGCTTATTTAGCAGAACATGTAGAAAACATGATTGTGTCTTCTGCCGATTTATCTAATAGTGATAAAACCGATGGATTCTTAAAGAAAACACATGCGCTTAAGAAAGGAGATTTCTCAGGATCCTTCTTACAGGCAGGTGTTGCCGAATTAACGATGGCTTGTATTGCAAACGGATTAGCTTTACACGGTGGAATTATTCCAGTAGTAGCAACGTTTTTTGTGTTTTCAGATTATATGAAACCAGCTATTCGTTTGAGTGGTATTCAAGAATTACCTGTGAAATATGTGTGGACTCATGATGCATTTAGAGTAGGAGAGGATGGACCAACACATCAACCAGTAGAGCAAGAAGCACAAATTCGTTTGTTAGAAAAGCTTAAAAACCATAGTGGTAAACCAAGTTTCTTAGCATTACGTCCTGCTGATTCAGCAGAAACTAGCGTAGCTTGGAAAATGGCCTTAGAAAATACGTCTACACCTTCAGGTTTGATTTTATCTAGACAAGGTATTAAAGATTTACCAGCAATAGGAACTTCAAGATATAGTGATGCTTTAGCTGCTGAAAAAGGTGGTTATTTAGTAAAAGAAGTAGAAAATCCAGATGTTGTTTTAGTAGCAAACGGATCAGAAGTAGCAACTTTATTTGCAGCAGCTGAAATTTTAGAATCTGAAAACGGATTGAAAGTAAATATTGCTTCTGTAATTTCAGAAGGCGTATTTAGATTGCAATCTAAAGAGTATCAAAATAATGTGATTCCTAAAAACAAACCATTATTTGGTTTAACAGCAGGATTACCTGTGAACTTAGAAGGATTGGTTGGAGATAACGGAAAAGTGTTTGGATTAGATCACTTTGGGTATTCTGCACCAGCAACTGTACTAGATGATAAGTTTGGTTTTACAGGTGAAAAAGTAAGCAAACAAGTATTAGAATATTTAAAAACAGTATAA
- a CDS encoding ribulokinase gives MSEVKYTIGMDFGSDSVRALIVNTITGEEMATAVHYYARWKSGEYCEPSKNKFRQHPLDYIEGIENTIKAVVSQVSDDVVKNIVGIGVDTTGSTPVAVDKSGTPLALLNGFEENPNAMFVLWKDHTGIKEADEINDLCAKWDIDYSQFEGGIYSSEWFWSKILHVSRADKAVLNAAYSWVEHCDWVPFLLTGGNDVTQMKRSRCAAGHKALWHESFGGLPPNDFFVALDPVLDGLTDRLFKETYTSDVSVGTLSDEWAKRLGLSTSVEVAVGAFDCHMGAVGVNIEPYYLTKVMGTSTCDILVTPLQEEEHLVKGICGQVDGSVIPNMLGLEAGQSAFGDIYAWYERLISWPIIELIGNSSLISEDIKAKLVEESIANILPKLSEAASKEPIGASGELALDWMNGRRTPDANQNLKGVISGINLGSTSPKVFRALVEASCFGAKKIADRFISEGIPVKGVIALGGIAKKSSFVMQVMADVLNSPIKVAQSEQACALGASVFGAVAAGVYQDTESAMNAMASPFEKVYEPIIENVEAYKEVYKNYSELCVAMENHIMQ, from the coding sequence ATGAGTGAAGTAAAATATACCATAGGAATGGATTTTGGCTCAGATTCAGTGAGAGCCTTAATAGTAAATACAATAACAGGAGAAGAAATGGCTACGGCCGTTCATTATTATGCACGATGGAAAAGTGGTGAATATTGTGAGCCTTCAAAAAATAAATTCAGACAACATCCTTTAGACTATATTGAGGGTATAGAGAATACTATAAAAGCAGTAGTGTCTCAGGTGTCTGATGATGTTGTGAAAAATATAGTTGGTATTGGTGTCGATACTACAGGGTCTACACCTGTAGCAGTAGATAAATCAGGAACGCCATTAGCCTTATTAAATGGGTTTGAAGAAAACCCAAATGCTATGTTTGTATTGTGGAAAGATCATACAGGTATTAAAGAAGCTGATGAAATAAATGATTTATGCGCAAAATGGGATATAGATTATTCTCAGTTTGAAGGTGGTATTTATTCTTCAGAATGGTTTTGGTCTAAAATATTACATGTATCAAGAGCAGATAAAGCGGTTTTAAATGCAGCCTATTCTTGGGTAGAACATTGCGATTGGGTACCCTTTTTATTAACAGGAGGGAATGATGTAACACAAATGAAACGTAGCCGTTGTGCTGCAGGACATAAAGCATTATGGCATGAATCTTTTGGCGGTTTGCCTCCAAATGATTTTTTTGTTGCTCTAGATCCAGTTTTAGATGGTTTAACCGATAGATTGTTTAAAGAAACCTATACATCGGATGTTTCTGTTGGAACTCTTTCTGACGAATGGGCAAAACGATTAGGATTATCAACTTCTGTAGAAGTTGCTGTTGGTGCTTTCGATTGTCATATGGGAGCTGTTGGTGTAAATATTGAGCCTTATTATTTAACAAAGGTAATGGGAACTTCAACCTGTGATATTTTAGTAACACCCTTACAGGAAGAAGAACATTTAGTAAAAGGTATTTGCGGACAAGTAGATGGTTCTGTTATTCCAAATATGTTAGGCTTAGAAGCTGGTCAGTCTGCTTTTGGCGACATATATGCTTGGTATGAACGTTTAATTTCTTGGCCAATTATAGAATTAATAGGAAACTCTAGTTTAATTAGTGAGGACATAAAAGCAAAGTTAGTTGAAGAATCTATTGCAAATATTCTTCCAAAATTAAGTGAAGCGGCCTCGAAAGAACCTATTGGTGCTTCAGGAGAATTAGCTTTAGATTGGATGAATGGTAGAAGAACTCCCGATGCTAATCAAAATTTAAAAGGTGTAATTTCTGGGATTAATTTAGGAAGTACATCTCCTAAGGTATTTAGAGCCTTAGTAGAAGCCTCTTGCTTCGGAGCTAAAAAAATAGCCGATAGATTTATAAGTGAAGGTATTCCTGTAAAAGGTGTCATTGCATTAGGTGGGATTGCAAAAAAATCATCTTTTGTTATGCAAGTTATGGCAGATGTACTAAATTCTCCAATAAAAGTAGCGCAATCAGAACAAGCATGTGCACTAGGCGCTTCTGTTTTTGGAGCAGTTGCCGCTGGTGTATATCAAGATACCGAATCAGCAATGAATGCAATGGCAAGTCCTTTTGAAAAGGTTTACGAACCTATTATAGAAAATGTAGAAGCCTACAAAGAAGTATATAAAAACTATAGCGAATTATGCGTTGCTATGGAAAATCATATCATGCAATAA
- a CDS encoding DUF5107 domain-containing protein, protein MNAVKAWKEHVVIPTYEVGIPEKYPVFLDKRVYQASSGAVYPHPVIEKINDEKIDKEWEVVFIENDYIKIMVIPALGGRIQMAYDKIRERHFVYYNHVIKPALVGLTGPWISGGIEFNWPQHHRPSTYDPTDFKIEENKDGSITVWVSEVERMFRTKGMAGFTLHPDKAYLEIKAQLYNRTPHPQTFLWWANPAVAVNDHYQSVFPPDVNAVFDHGKRDVSEFPIAKGEYYKVDYAPGTDISRYKNIPVPTSYMAIQSDYDFVGGYENDSKGGLLHVADHHVSPGKKQWTWGNGDFGKAWDRNLTDSDGPYIELMCGVYTDNQPDFSWMHPYEEKTFKQYFMPYYNVGVVKNATKEALLNIEASDKEVTVKVHVTSTYPKCVLTLESSDKVLFEVEQDLDPKNGFEKTIALNGVPYQDLTATVKDANGTILVSWSPKSLKEGDIPNSAVAAKQPKDIESVEQLFLRGLHLEQYRHATYNATDYYLEGLSRDPYDVRCNNAMGLWNLKKAKFNTALEYFDKAIETLTERNPNPYDGEPYFNRGLALRYLGRTDEAYAAFYKSCWNAAWQDAGYFNVAQIDCAKGDYTRALEQVDKALIKNWHNHKARHLKIIILKKLGRIEEAIQLVDDSLTIDNFNFGVLYEKYLLSNDKENLNELKSLLRNYDHNYIEFSLDYAQCGQFNQAINFISLLVDEKEEVYPMVYYFLGWYHEQNLNKIEAKKAYKLAQKMSSDYCFPNRLEEVIVLQSAIKFDNQDAIANYYLGNFWYANKQYADAKQVWETAVSLDNQNPITHRNLALLYFNKEDKRDLAKQHLETAFKLDATDARLLMELDQLYKKMNISVDKRLNLLEKYKDLTESRDDLYLERVALYNFKGDFDKALDLVQKRQFHPWEGGEGKVPFQHIMAQVEVAKQAIKAGDYKKAITHLEAAQEFPHNLGEGKLHGTQENDIHYWLGCAYQKLNELEKAKASWVLASEGLSDPSPAIFYNDQQPDKIFYQGLALLKLGKTEEANYRFNNLIHYGEAHMNDDIKLDYFAISLPDLLIWEEDLNDLNKVHCNYLIGLGKLGLNDLKGAEEAFNKVFDQNLYHLAGKIHQNMTLELKTESSKV, encoded by the coding sequence ATGAATGCAGTAAAAGCTTGGAAAGAGCATGTTGTAATTCCAACTTACGAAGTAGGAATACCAGAGAAATATCCTGTATTTTTAGATAAAAGGGTATATCAAGCAAGTAGCGGTGCTGTATATCCGCATCCCGTAATCGAAAAAATAAATGATGAAAAAATAGATAAAGAATGGGAAGTTGTTTTTATTGAAAACGATTATATCAAAATCATGGTCATTCCTGCATTGGGAGGAAGGATTCAAATGGCTTATGATAAAATTAGAGAACGCCATTTTGTGTATTATAATCATGTTATTAAACCAGCGTTAGTTGGTTTAACAGGACCTTGGATTTCTGGAGGCATTGAGTTTAACTGGCCACAACATCATAGGCCAAGTACTTATGATCCTACCGATTTTAAAATTGAAGAAAATAAAGATGGTAGCATTACGGTTTGGGTTAGCGAAGTAGAACGTATGTTTCGTACTAAAGGAATGGCTGGCTTTACCTTGCATCCAGATAAAGCCTATTTAGAAATTAAAGCACAATTATATAATCGCACACCGCATCCGCAAACCTTTTTATGGTGGGCAAATCCTGCGGTTGCTGTAAATGATCATTACCAATCGGTGTTTCCGCCAGATGTTAATGCGGTTTTCGATCATGGAAAACGTGATGTTTCAGAATTTCCTATTGCTAAAGGTGAATACTATAAAGTAGATTATGCGCCAGGAACCGATATTTCTAGATATAAAAACATTCCTGTTCCAACGTCTTATATGGCTATTCAGTCGGATTATGATTTTGTTGGTGGTTATGAAAATGATTCTAAAGGCGGATTGCTTCATGTAGCAGATCATCATGTATCACCAGGTAAAAAACAATGGACTTGGGGTAATGGTGATTTTGGTAAAGCATGGGATAGAAATTTAACTGATAGTGATGGACCATACATAGAATTAATGTGTGGGGTTTATACCGATAATCAACCCGATTTTTCATGGATGCATCCGTATGAAGAAAAAACATTTAAGCAATATTTTATGCCCTACTATAATGTGGGCGTGGTTAAAAATGCGACTAAAGAAGCGCTTTTAAATATAGAAGCGTCAGATAAAGAAGTGACTGTAAAAGTTCATGTTACATCTACATATCCAAAGTGTGTATTAACTTTAGAGTCTTCAGATAAAGTATTATTTGAAGTAGAGCAAGATTTAGATCCTAAAAATGGTTTTGAAAAAACCATTGCTTTAAATGGAGTTCCTTACCAAGATTTAACAGCAACAGTAAAAGATGCTAACGGAACTATACTAGTATCATGGTCACCAAAATCCTTAAAAGAAGGTGATATTCCTAATTCTGCAGTTGCTGCCAAACAACCAAAAGATATTGAAAGTGTTGAGCAATTATTTTTAAGAGGTCTACACCTAGAGCAATATAGACATGCGACTTATAATGCCACAGATTATTATTTAGAAGGGTTATCTCGAGATCCGTATGATGTACGTTGCAATAATGCTATGGGTTTATGGAATCTTAAAAAAGCGAAGTTTAATACAGCTTTAGAATATTTTGATAAAGCAATTGAAACCTTAACAGAACGAAATCCAAATCCGTATGATGGCGAACCGTATTTTAATAGAGGTTTAGCGCTTCGATATTTAGGAAGAACAGACGAAGCTTATGCTGCATTTTATAAATCATGTTGGAATGCCGCTTGGCAAGATGCAGGTTATTTTAATGTGGCTCAAATAGATTGTGCAAAAGGTGATTATACAAGAGCTTTGGAGCAAGTAGATAAAGCCTTAATTAAAAATTGGCACAATCATAAAGCACGGCATTTAAAAATTATCATCTTAAAAAAGCTAGGAAGAATCGAAGAAGCCATTCAATTGGTAGATGATTCTTTAACTATTGATAATTTTAACTTTGGTGTATTATATGAGAAGTATCTTTTGAGTAACGATAAAGAAAATCTTAACGAATTAAAAAGTCTGTTAAGAAATTACGATCATAATTATATTGAATTCTCTTTAGATTATGCACAATGTGGTCAGTTTAATCAAGCTATAAATTTTATTAGTTTGTTAGTTGATGAAAAAGAAGAAGTGTATCCTATGGTATATTATTTCTTAGGTTGGTATCATGAACAAAATTTAAATAAAATTGAAGCTAAAAAAGCCTATAAATTGGCACAAAAAATGTCTAGCGATTATTGCTTCCCTAATCGATTGGAAGAAGTTATTGTGTTACAATCGGCTATTAAATTTGATAATCAAGATGCCATAGCAAATTATTATTTAGGAAATTTTTGGTATGCAAACAAGCAATATGCAGATGCTAAGCAAGTTTGGGAAACAGCTGTTAGCTTAGATAATCAAAATCCTATCACACATAGAAATTTAGCACTATTATATTTTAATAAAGAAGATAAAAGAGACTTAGCAAAACAACATTTAGAAACAGCTTTTAAATTAGATGCTACTGATGCGCGTTTGTTAATGGAGTTAGATCAGCTTTATAAAAAAATGAATATTTCTGTAGATAAACGGTTAAATCTATTAGAAAAGTATAAGGATTTAACGGAGTCTAGAGATGATTTATATTTAGAGCGTGTTGCTTTATATAATTTTAAAGGCGATTTTGATAAGGCTTTAGATTTGGTTCAAAAAAGACAATTTCATCCATGGGAAGGCGGGGAAGGAAAAGTTCCTTTTCAGCATATCATGGCTCAAGTAGAAGTTGCAAAACAAGCTATAAAAGCAGGGGATTATAAAAAGGCCATTACGCATTTAGAAGCAGCTCAAGAATTTCCTCATAATCTGGGTGAAGGTAAATTACACGGTACCCAAGAAAATGATATTCATTATTGGTTAGGTTGTGCTTATCAAAAGTTAAATGAATTAGAGAAAGCTAAAGCTAGTTGGGTATTAGCTTCCGAAGGACTAAGCGATCCAAGTCCAGCCATATTCTATAACGATCAACAACCTGATAAGATATTTTATCAAGGATTGGCTTTACTGAAATTAGGTAAAACGGAAGAAGCTAATTATCGATTCAATAATTTAATACATTATGGTGAAGCGCATATGAACGATGATATTAAATTAGATTATTTTGCTATTTCGTTACCAGATCTTTTGATATGGGAAGAAGATTTAAACGATCTTAACAAGGTGCATTGTAATTATTTAATTGGTTTAGGTAAACTTGGTTTAAATGATTTAAAAGGTGCAGAAGAAGCTTTCAATAAAGTCTTCGACCAAAATTTATATCATTTAGCTGGAAAAATTCATCAGAATATGACCTTAGAATTAAAAACAGAATCCTCTAAAGTTTAG
- the fsa gene encoding fructose-6-phosphate aldolase: MKFFIDTANLNDIAEAQALGVLDGVTTNPSLMAKEGITGAENILAHYQKICDLVEGDVSAEVISTDFEGMVKEGEALAALHPQIVVKLPLIADGIKACKYFSDKGIRTNVTLVFSVGQALLAAKAGATYVSPFIGRLDDISTDGLNLISEIRLIYDNYGFETEILAASVRHTMHIIDCAKLGSDVMTGPLSAIKGLLRHPLTDSGLAKFLEDYKKGNQ; this comes from the coding sequence ATGAAATTTTTTATTGATACAGCAAATTTAAATGATATTGCAGAAGCTCAAGCTTTAGGCGTGTTAGATGGTGTTACAACAAACCCATCATTAATGGCAAAAGAGGGTATTACAGGAGCTGAAAATATTTTAGCACATTACCAAAAAATATGTGATTTAGTAGAAGGTGATGTAAGTGCTGAAGTTATTTCTACAGACTTTGAAGGTATGGTTAAAGAAGGTGAGGCATTAGCTGCATTACACCCACAAATTGTTGTGAAATTACCTTTAATTGCTGATGGAATTAAGGCTTGTAAATATTTCTCTGATAAGGGTATTAGAACCAATGTAACATTAGTATTTTCAGTTGGTCAAGCTTTATTAGCTGCTAAAGCAGGTGCTACTTATGTGTCTCCTTTTATAGGTAGATTGGATGATATTTCTACAGATGGTTTGAATCTGATTTCTGAAATAAGATTGATATATGATAACTATGGTTTCGAAACTGAAATTTTAGCAGCATCAGTACGTCACACCATGCATATAATTGACTGTGCTAAATTAGGTTCTGATGTTATGACAGGACCATTATCGGCTATAAAAGGATTGTTAAGACACCCTTTAACTGATAGTGGATTAGCTAAGTTTTTAGAAGATTACAAAAAAGGAAATCAATAA
- a CDS encoding NUDIX domain-containing protein, producing the protein MRIESRIYEETQKLKLAVDCIIFGFNDNRLELLLIHRGFEPEKGKWSLIGGFIGNDEDLDEAANRVLYNLSGLQNIYMEQVRTWGKANRDTSGRVISTTYSAMILKSEYDEEKVSAYNTKWFPIDELPELVFDHRDMVESAIRRLRRRVRNFPIAFNLLPQKFTLPQLQMLYEGILNETIDKRNFRRKVFQMKFLVKLDEKDMSESRKGAYFYYFDEALYNKEQNFNL; encoded by the coding sequence ATGAGAATTGAGAGTAGAATATACGAAGAAACACAAAAGTTAAAGTTAGCTGTTGATTGTATTATTTTTGGCTTTAATGATAATAGGTTAGAGTTGCTTTTAATTCACAGAGGTTTTGAACCTGAAAAAGGTAAGTGGTCTCTAATTGGCGGTTTCATTGGTAATGATGAAGATCTAGATGAAGCCGCCAATAGAGTTCTATATAATTTATCTGGTTTACAGAATATTTATATGGAACAGGTTCGTACTTGGGGTAAAGCCAATAGAGATACATCGGGTCGTGTGATATCGACAACATATAGTGCTATGATTTTAAAATCGGAGTACGATGAAGAAAAAGTGAGTGCTTACAATACAAAATGGTTTCCAATTGATGAGCTTCCAGAACTTGTTTTTGATCATAGAGATATGGTAGAATCGGCAATAAGACGATTAAGAAGACGTGTTAGAAATTTTCCAATTGCATTTAATTTATTACCTCAAAAATTTACATTGCCTCAGTTGCAAATGCTTTATGAAGGTATTTTAAATGAAACCATTGATAAAAGAAACTTTAGAAGAAAAGTATTTCAAATGAAGTTTTTAGTAAAATTAGATGAAAAAGATATGTCAGAATCTAGAAAAGGAGCATATTTTTATTATTTTGATGAAGCACTTTATAATAAAGAACAAAACTTTAATTTATAA
- a CDS encoding L-ribulose-5-phosphate 4-epimerase — MMSIYKTLKEEAYEANMELPELGLVLFTFGNASAVDRDKGVFAIKPSGVPYVDLKPEDMVICDFDAKIVEGAMRPSSDTKTHAVLYKEWSDIGGVVHTHSTYGTAWAQAIKDVPIFGTTHADHLISNIPCAPPMKDEYIAGDYEHMTGYQIIDCLKERGLDYNEIGMILVGNHAPFTWGATAAKAVYNSAVCEEVAKMAYLTLQINPNAVILKDALKKKHFERKHGTDAYYGQGC, encoded by the coding sequence ATTATGAGTATCTATAAAACATTAAAAGAAGAAGCTTACGAAGCTAATATGGAGCTTCCAGAATTGGGTTTAGTATTATTTACATTTGGTAATGCAAGTGCTGTTGATAGAGATAAAGGCGTGTTTGCAATAAAACCTAGTGGTGTGCCATATGTAGATTTAAAACCAGAAGATATGGTGATTTGTGATTTTGATGCTAAAATAGTGGAAGGGGCTATGAGGCCTTCTTCTGACACAAAAACACATGCTGTTTTATATAAAGAGTGGAGTGATATTGGAGGTGTAGTACATACACATTCTACCTACGGAACTGCTTGGGCTCAAGCTATTAAAGATGTGCCTATTTTTGGGACCACACATGCCGATCATTTAATTTCTAATATTCCATGCGCACCACCAATGAAGGATGAATATATTGCTGGCGATTATGAGCACATGACGGGTTATCAAATTATAGATTGCTTAAAAGAACGTGGTTTAGATTATAATGAAATAGGAATGATTTTAGTTGGTAATCATGCGCCATTTACTTGGGGTGCTACTGCTGCAAAAGCTGTTTATAATAGTGCGGTTTGTGAAGAAGTTGCAAAAATGGCATATTTAACTTTGCAGATTAATCCAAATGCTGTTATTTTGAAAGATGCATTAAAAAAGAAACATTTTGAGCGTAAGCATGGAACAGATGCTTATTACGGACAAGGATGTTAA